Genomic window (Chryseobacterium bernardetii):
CCTCTAAAATAGGGACTCCCGCGTTCTGGAACATTAAGTTCAGTCTTGTAGACAAGGCTGCAGATCCGGAAACCAAAGTGATGATTTCGCCACCCAGCCCTTCTCTCCATTTTGAGAATACCAGCTTGTCGGCTATCAGTTCCTGAATGCCCGATGGTTTGGAGACAGACTTCTTTTTAGTAATTAAATTTAAAGCCCAGAAGAATATTTTTGATTTTAAACCTCCGGCAGAAGAACCGGTATTGTAGATCTTATCATATACTTTTTCTACCAGTCTGGGTACTACTGTCATGTAATGAGGTTTCACTTCTTTTACATTTTCACCCATTTTTTCAATACTTTCAGCGAAGTAAATAGAAAAACCGTTGTATTGATAAAGATAGAATAGCATTCTTTCAAAAATGTGACAGATAGGAAGGAAGCTTAACGCTCTTGTTTCCTTATAATCAAGGCTCTTTTTCTTGGGAATCCTTGGGATAGATCCCAGGACATTGGAAACTATATTATTATGGGTAAGCATTACTCCTTTAGGTCTTCCTGTAGTTCCTGAAGTGTAAATAATGGTAGCTAAATCTTCCGTATTAATAGCATTGGAAAGATCTTCCACTTCAATTTGGGTAGATTCATCCTCGCCAAGATCAAGAATTTCACTCCAGTTGGCAGCACCGCTTATTTTATCAAAAGTAAAGATTCCCTGTAAAGTTGGAATGTTGTGCTTTACCTTCATTACCTTATTGAGTAACTCTTTATCTGAAACAAAACAATATTGTATTTCTGCATTATTGAAGATAAATTCATAATCTTCCGGAGAAATACTTGGATAAACCGGTACCGAAACAACACCAATCTGGGAAAGCCCGAAATCCATTATTGCCCACTCTGTACGGGAATTGGTGGTAATCAAAGCGATCTTATCACCCGGTTTTATACCTAACTTCAGTAACCCTCTGGATATCTTATTTCCTTCATTAATAAACTCCTGTGTAGAAGTTTTTTTCCATTCACCATGATATTTCGTTGCAAACATATCCGTTTTAGGATATTTTTCTAAAGCGTAGTGCGGAATATCGAATAATCTCTTGATCGTCATGATTTTTTAAATAATTTATAAAGAAATCTAAATATAAGCATTTTTTTTAATTGTATACATCTGAAACAGATAATTGGAGATAAGTTGAATGTGTACCATAACAGTTTTTGTTGAAAACGGCTCTGGAAGCCATATAAGCGGATTATCACAATCCTGCCACACCAGAAATATTCATTCTTTATTAACAGATTTTGCCGGGAACTCCAATAATCATTTTACAGGCTGTAATATCGTAAAATATAGCTTGCCGGACTCTGCGTCCCGAACCTCTCACATCTCCCTTTCTGTCAGCCTTTTTCCTGCTTTTAATTTATTTTTTCAGATTTGCTTAAAAAGTGTAAATTTACGGCTATCTAATTATTTTTTTTATGGACTTTAATTTATCGGAAGAACAGCTGATGATTCAGCAGGCGGCAAGAGACTTTGCACAGAATGAACTATTACCTGGAGTTATTGAAAGAGACCGCGACCAGAAATTCCCTGTAGAGCAGGTGAAAAAAATGGGAGAAATGGGGCTTTTGGGAATGATGGTGGATCCTAAATACGGTGGTGCAGGTATGGACAGCGTTTCTTATGTGCTGGCAATGGAAGAAATTGCAAAAGTAGACGCTTCTGCAGCGGTTGTAATGTCTGTAAACAATTCATTGGTTTGTGCAGGTCTTGAAAAATTTGCTTCCGAAGAGCAAAAAGTAAAATATCTTACTCCATTGGCAAGCGGACAGGTTATTGGAGCATTCGCTTTATCTGAGCCGGAAGCAGGTTCTGATGCAACGTCTCAGAAAACTACTGCTGAAGACAAAGGAGATTACTATCTTTTAAATGGTATTAAAAACTGGATTACTAACGGTGGAACTGCTACTTACTATATCGTAATTGCACAGACTGATCCTGAGAAAAAACATAAAGGAATCAATGCTTTCATTGTAGAAAGAGGTTGGGAAGGTTTTGAAATCGGACCAAAAGAAGATAAACTGGGAATCAGAGGAAGTGATACACACTCTTTGATCTTCAACAATGTAAAAGTGCCGAAAGAAAACAGAATTGGTGCAGATGGTTTTGGTTTCAATTTTGCAATGGCTGTACTGAACGGTGGTAGAATTGGTATCGCTTCTCAGGCATTAGGTATTGCTTCTGGAGCTTACGAATTGGCTTTGAAATATGCTAAAACAAGAAAAGCATTCAAAACTGAGATCATCAACCACCAGGCTATCGCATTCAAATTAGCTGATATGGCAACTCAGATCACTGCGGCAAGAATGTTATGTTTCAAAGCAGCTTGTGAGAAAGATGCCGGAAAAGATATCTCTGAAAGCGGAGCTATGGCAAAACTATACTCTTCTCAGGTAGCAATGGATACTACTATTGAAGCAGTACAGATCCATGGTGGATACGGATATGTGAAAGAATACCACGTAGAAAGACTAATGAGAGATGCGAAAATCACTCAGATCTACGAAGGAACGTCTGAAATTCAGAAAATCGTGATCTCAAGAAGTATCGCAAAATAAAAAATTAACAAAACACACACTATGAAAAAATCTTTGTGGATCACCCTCGGTGTCGTACTGCTATTGTTAGGAGTATTTGTATGGTATAAGTTCTTCTTTGTATTTGGAGAAGGCGTAAAATCCGGATACCTGAATTATGCCATGAAAAAAGGCTATATCTTCAAGACGTATGAAGGTAAACTGATTCAGGAAGGTTTTGGAAAAGGAAAAACAGGCGGTATTACAAGCTATGAGTTTGAGTTCTCTGTAGATGACCCTGAAGTTTTCAAGCAATTGGAAAACAACAGTGGCAAAACCTTTGACCTCCATTATAAAGAATACAATGGCGCTCTTCCGTGGAGAGGAAACACAAAATTTGTCGTAGACAGAGTAGTGAACATGAAATAATATAAAAGGCTTCCGTTTGGAGGCCTTTTTTATGAGTAATGAATGATGGATGTAAGTCTCAATACGGGTATTTTTATTAAACAGTTTCAATACATTTCTCTTCACAAAAAATCTGTAGTTAAAACAAAAATCCACCCTTAAGTAGACTGCACCCAAAAGTTTAGACAAAATTAAACAATATTATAATAAAGAGTTCGGTACATTACCGGGCTCTTTCCTTTTAGATTGAGTCTTATCCTGTCGTGGTTGTAATAATTAATGTATTCTTTTATTTCTTTTTTAAGTTCATCAATTGTTCTAAATTTCTTGGTGTAGAACATCTCAGATTTTAACGTCCCGAAGAAATTCTCTATCACAGCATTGTCCAGGCAGTTTCCTTTTCTGGACATACTTTGGATGATTCCTTTTTCTTTCAAAAGCATCTGATAGGCTTTCATCTGATATTGCCAGCCTTGATCCGAGTGGAGAATGATGTTTTCTGTATTTTTGATTTTACTGAAGCTTTTCTTTAACATATTAATAACCTGAATAAAGACAGGTCTCTCCGATATATCGTAACTGATGATCTCTCCGTTATAAAGGTCAATTATCGGGGATAGGTACAGTTTGTTTCCAGAGACATTGAACTCCGTCACATCAGTTGCCCATTTCCTGTTAGGTTGGTCTGTCTTGAAGTTCCTCTCCAAAACATTCGGTGCTATACTGCCTTGTT
Coding sequences:
- a CDS encoding AMP-dependent synthetase/ligase translates to MTIKRLFDIPHYALEKYPKTDMFATKYHGEWKKTSTQEFINEGNKISRGLLKLGIKPGDKIALITTNSRTEWAIMDFGLSQIGVVSVPVYPSISPEDYEFIFNNAEIQYCFVSDKELLNKVMKVKHNIPTLQGIFTFDKISGAANWSEILDLGEDESTQIEVEDLSNAINTEDLATIIYTSGTTGRPKGVMLTHNNIVSNVLGSIPRIPKKKSLDYKETRALSFLPICHIFERMLFYLYQYNGFSIYFAESIEKMGENVKEVKPHYMTVVPRLVEKVYDKIYNTGSSAGGLKSKIFFWALNLITKKKSVSKPSGIQELIADKLVFSKWREGLGGEIITLVSGSAALSTRLNLMFQNAGVPILEGYGLTETSPVISVNSFEKMKVGTVGIPLDNLQVKIQEDGEITVKGPSVFKGYFQNEEMTKEAFTEDGFFKTGDIGHIDSDGFLQITDRKKEMFKTSGGKYIAPQTIENLAKASKFIEQIMVVGDGEKMPCALVQPDFEFAKSWAMRNNLNIGSTPEEIAKSQELKQRIEKEINGINEHLGNWEKIKKIELTPEVWSIESGLLTPTLKLKRKAIKEKFIALYNKMYDHQN
- a CDS encoding acyl-CoA dehydrogenase — protein: MDFNLSEEQLMIQQAARDFAQNELLPGVIERDRDQKFPVEQVKKMGEMGLLGMMVDPKYGGAGMDSVSYVLAMEEIAKVDASAAVVMSVNNSLVCAGLEKFASEEQKVKYLTPLASGQVIGAFALSEPEAGSDATSQKTTAEDKGDYYLLNGIKNWITNGGTATYYIVIAQTDPEKKHKGINAFIVERGWEGFEIGPKEDKLGIRGSDTHSLIFNNVKVPKENRIGADGFGFNFAMAVLNGGRIGIASQALGIASGAYELALKYAKTRKAFKTEIINHQAIAFKLADMATQITAARMLCFKAACEKDAGKDISESGAMAKLYSSQVAMDTTIEAVQIHGGYGYVKEYHVERLMRDAKITQIYEGTSEIQKIVISRSIAK
- a CDS encoding IS3 family transposase; protein product: MGERKAACRERFSKKARRLNSQKEQAEAIEELRQKYDLSVLLDCTGMARSSFYYHQKMLQKNDKYSDIKTLIRQIYHKHKGRFGYRRITLVMKEKGIIINHKTVMKLMKVLGLKSIIRVRKYKSYRGEQGSIAPNVLERNFKTDQPNRKWATDVTEFNVSGNKLYLSPIIDLYNGEIISYDISERPVFIQVINMLKKSFSKIKNTENIILHSDQGWQYQMKAYQMLLKEKGIIQSMSRKGNCLDNAVIENFFGTLKSEMFYTKKFRTIDELKKEIKEYINYYNHDRIRLNLKGKSPVMYRTLYYNIV